In Bacillus thermozeamaize, a single genomic region encodes these proteins:
- a CDS encoding peptidase S8, whose product MAEGHLQHIFFHERPVSYPYRNRQSPRKQNYPPRDRVSHGNWLMHQFQKVWTDAKNINEAREAVALPVNHGVYLEFVSTPEYELAIRSLENIQLGIRLMNVRMMENANGKTERVATVYIPHGKEGFFLKKLRQYLEENTEKGKPRHEAFAACIDDIRLAVVESFWPYHEITSIPGEEPKWCEIWLNTDQDEDEAKFRLLASERLGIEIRNETLRFPERRVILAKVNRKQLEELIQSSDNIAEIRRADEVTSFFVELDNTTQSEWAEELSKRITVRVDSRVSVCILDTGVNNGHILIAPILKDEDCYTYHPGWGTHDHDGHGTKMSGVVGYGDLQTLLENSEPVELNHVLESVKILPPTGKNDPQLYGAITSQSISRVMIEKPQRKRIICMAVTSPEHTTGDGRPSSWSAALDELASGYLDEQQKLIIVSAGNVHGWDNYPDTNIVSSVENPAQSWNALTVGAYTEKTLKDLRKYNNGSTVAPKGGLSPYSTTSVIWDDKKWPVKPDIVLEGGNVLKDSLGCVQCEELSILTTYYKPFERQFDTIWATSAATAKAAWMAVQIQAEYPDAWPETIRGLMIHSADWTDTMKRQFLRGKKKGDLKVLLRTCGYGVPSLEKALWSMQNRVNLVVQAELQPFDRDKNGRYVMNEMHLYELPWPKDVLLSLGETEVFLRVTLSYFIEPSPGEIGWKDRYRYASCGLRFDVNGSDTKEGFLSRINAAMESDEDEPGATSVKWLLGPHNRNVGSIHSDVWRGTAAELAVSNLIAVYPVIGWWRERPWLNRWHKKIRYSLIVTLQTPEQSVDLYTPIMTEIRSKVPIAQQL is encoded by the coding sequence ATGGCTGAAGGACATCTCCAACATATTTTCTTTCACGAACGTCCGGTATCGTATCCATATCGCAATCGTCAATCGCCCAGGAAACAAAATTATCCTCCCAGGGATCGGGTCAGTCACGGCAACTGGTTAATGCATCAGTTTCAAAAGGTCTGGACCGATGCAAAAAACATAAACGAAGCAAGAGAAGCAGTCGCTTTGCCGGTCAATCATGGTGTATATCTTGAATTTGTCAGCACCCCAGAATACGAATTGGCCATTAGAAGCCTTGAAAATATTCAGTTAGGCATTCGCTTAATGAATGTTCGAATGATGGAAAATGCGAATGGGAAAACGGAGAGGGTAGCCACTGTTTATATTCCACACGGCAAAGAAGGTTTTTTCTTAAAAAAGCTACGCCAATATCTTGAAGAAAATACAGAAAAAGGAAAACCCAGGCATGAAGCGTTTGCGGCATGCATTGATGATATCCGATTAGCGGTGGTGGAATCCTTTTGGCCGTATCATGAAATTACGTCAATTCCCGGTGAAGAGCCGAAATGGTGTGAGATATGGCTCAACACCGATCAAGATGAGGATGAGGCGAAATTTCGCCTATTAGCATCAGAAAGATTGGGAATTGAGATTCGCAATGAAACATTAAGATTTCCAGAAAGGAGAGTCATCTTAGCGAAGGTTAACAGAAAACAATTGGAAGAATTGATTCAATCTAGTGACAACATTGCGGAAATTCGACGAGCGGATGAAGTAACTAGTTTCTTTGTAGAACTCGACAACACGACACAATCGGAGTGGGCGGAGGAACTGTCAAAGAGAATTACCGTACGCGTCGACTCAAGGGTTAGCGTTTGCATCCTTGATACAGGTGTCAATAACGGACACATTTTAATTGCTCCAATCTTAAAAGATGAGGATTGTTATACTTATCATCCAGGATGGGGTACACATGATCATGATGGACACGGCACCAAAATGTCTGGCGTCGTCGGTTATGGAGATTTACAGACTTTACTGGAAAACAGTGAACCAGTCGAACTGAATCATGTATTGGAGTCTGTAAAAATTCTTCCTCCTACTGGAAAAAATGATCCACAGTTGTATGGAGCCATTACCAGTCAATCCATCAGCCGCGTCATGATTGAAAAACCTCAACGAAAACGGATCATTTGCATGGCTGTCACATCACCCGAACATACCACAGGCGATGGCCGTCCGTCTTCATGGTCCGCCGCGCTGGATGAATTGGCGTCAGGCTACCTCGATGAGCAACAAAAACTGATTATTGTTTCAGCAGGAAATGTTCATGGCTGGGACAATTATCCGGATACGAACATCGTGTCATCCGTTGAAAATCCTGCTCAATCGTGGAATGCGTTAACTGTTGGTGCATATACAGAAAAAACATTGAAAGATTTAAGAAAATACAACAATGGTAGTACAGTAGCCCCTAAAGGCGGACTTTCACCATACAGTACGACGTCCGTAATTTGGGATGATAAAAAGTGGCCTGTCAAACCGGATATCGTATTGGAAGGCGGAAATGTTTTAAAAGACTCGTTGGGATGCGTGCAATGCGAGGAACTTTCCATTCTAACAACATATTACAAGCCCTTTGAACGACAATTTGACACCATATGGGCTACCAGTGCAGCCACAGCCAAAGCCGCCTGGATGGCCGTGCAGATACAAGCCGAATATCCGGATGCGTGGCCAGAAACCATCCGAGGATTGATGATTCATTCCGCTGACTGGACCGATACGATGAAAAGACAATTTTTGCGCGGCAAGAAGAAAGGGGATTTGAAGGTTCTATTGCGAACTTGCGGTTACGGAGTGCCCAGCTTGGAAAAGGCGTTATGGAGTATGCAAAATCGAGTGAACCTAGTAGTCCAAGCAGAGCTGCAACCTTTTGACCGTGACAAAAATGGCCGGTATGTGATGAATGAAATGCATTTGTATGAATTGCCTTGGCCGAAAGATGTGTTGTTATCACTGGGAGAAACGGAAGTTTTCCTCCGAGTGACATTGTCCTATTTTATTGAACCGAGTCCTGGTGAAATCGGCTGGAAAGACCGATATCGGTATGCTTCTTGCGGGTTGCGCTTTGACGTCAATGGTTCGGATACAAAAGAAGGATTTTTGAGTAGGATCAATGCGGCTATGGAGTCCGATGAAGATGAGCCTGGTGCCACAAGTGTCAAATGGTTGCTGGGTCCTCACAATAGGAACGTGGGCTCGATTCATTCTGATGTTTGGCGCGGCACGGCCGCAGAACTGGCTGTCAGCAATCTGATTGCTGTATATCCGGTCATTGGCTGGTGGCGTGAACGCCCTTGGTTGAACCGGTGGCATAAAAAAATCCGTTATTCCTTGATTGTCACATTGCAAACGCCTGAACAGTCGGTCGATCTATATACGCCCATCATGACGGAAATCCGTAGCAAAGTGCCAATCGCACAACAGCTCTGA
- a CDS encoding ATPase, producing the protein MATADQIKMLIQSHFEKNDERFKTIVLQVAAYEAKKGHTTLARDIRDIVEKSKRTTSSIVQFDKDANELIHATLVEEKLSTLVVPLTIKNRIERIIKEFMQQEKLKKYGLSNRRKILFAGPPGTGKTLTSKILAGELHLPFCTIMMDKMITKYMGETSIKLRHIFDTIKQVQAVYLFDEFDAIGAKRGSDNDVGEMRRVLNTFLQLLEQDNSSSIIIAATNHHQLLDQALFRRFDDVLYYQLPDDEQIHRLISNRLGTFKRKELDLDRLAKISSRLSHAEITKACDDALKEAILNDSHEVSTELLEKMLRERNDVYQGSAE; encoded by the coding sequence ATGGCGACGGCAGATCAAATCAAAATGCTCATACAGTCACATTTTGAGAAAAATGATGAACGATTTAAGACCATCGTACTACAAGTTGCCGCTTATGAAGCGAAAAAGGGCCATACCACATTGGCCAGAGATATCCGAGATATCGTCGAAAAATCAAAACGGACAACCTCAAGTATTGTGCAATTCGATAAAGATGCCAATGAATTGATCCATGCCACCCTAGTGGAAGAAAAATTGTCCACACTTGTTGTTCCTTTGACGATTAAAAATCGGATTGAGCGGATTATCAAAGAGTTTATGCAACAGGAAAAACTAAAAAAATATGGCTTGAGCAACCGGCGAAAAATTTTGTTTGCCGGCCCCCCTGGCACAGGGAAAACGTTAACCTCGAAAATTCTGGCAGGCGAACTCCATTTACCATTTTGCACCATCATGATGGACAAAATGATCACCAAATACATGGGTGAAACAAGCATAAAATTGCGTCACATCTTTGACACCATAAAGCAAGTTCAAGCAGTCTACCTTTTTGATGAATTTGATGCCATTGGCGCAAAACGGGGCAGTGACAATGACGTCGGTGAGATGCGGCGGGTGTTGAATACCTTTTTGCAGTTGCTAGAACAGGACAATTCTTCCAGCATCATCATTGCCGCGACCAATCATCACCAACTGTTAGATCAAGCATTGTTTCGAAGATTTGACGACGTGTTATATTATCAATTGCCAGATGATGAACAAATCCATCGTTTAATTTCAAATCGTTTAGGTACATTTAAAAGAAAAGAACTGGATCTCGACAGACTAGCTAAAATATCATCCCGTTTAAGCCACGCAGAAATCACGAAAGCTTGTGATGATGCTCTAAAAGAAGCGATATTAAACGATTCGCATGAAGTAAGTACCGAACTTCTTGAAAAAATGCTTAGAGAAAGAAACGATGTCTATCAAGGGAGTGCGGAGTAG